TCGGCTCGACGCCGGTGCCGGTGCGCACGAACAGCGCGTCGCGGAACATCAGCCGCAGCCGGCCGAGCGCGTAGCTGACGGACGGCTGCGTGACGCCGAGCCGCAGCGCCGCGCGGCCGACGTGCCGCGCTTCATACACCGCGCGAAACGTCTTCAACAGGTTGAGATCGAGATCCTGCACGCGCAGTCCGTCGGACGCGTCGCCGTCGTGCGGCGCGGGGTCGGGTCGGGCCGTGGCCACGGGGCGGCCGGGAGCGGAGAGCGTCATCGTGTCTGCCTCGCGGTGACGGAAGGCGTGTGGCCGTAACGCCGTGCATACGCCTTCGCGAAATGGCCGAAGCCATGGATGCCGTGCGCGATCAATACGTCGGTCACGCTGCGCGCGTCGCCGCGCTGTAGCGCCGCGTGTACGGCGGCGAGCCGGCGCTCGCGCACGTACGCGGCCGGCGACGTGTGCAGGAACGCGCGGAACGCGTGCTGCAGCGTGCGCGGCGCGACCCCGGCGACGGCCGCCAGCGCGGCGAGCGCGAGCGGTTCGCCGAGGTGCGCATCGACGTGAGCGCACGCGCGGCGCACGTGCGCGGGCAGCGGCGGCGTGCCGCGTCGCAGCGCGTCGCTGTACGAATGCGGCAGGTGCGTGAGCAGCAGCGACATCAGCCACGCGGTGAGGTCGGCGCCGAACACCGGCGACGCCGCACCGATGCCCGGCTGCGCGCCGAGCCGGCACAGGTATTCGAAGGTCGGCCGTACGAGCGCGGCGCCCGCGCCGGCACCGCCGGCCGCGAGATCGAATTGCAGCGGCCGCGTGAGCGTCGCCTGCAGCATGTCCTGCAACTTGCGCTCGAGCGCGCCGC
This is a stretch of genomic DNA from Burkholderia cenocepacia. It encodes these proteins:
- a CDS encoding AraC family transcriptional regulator codes for the protein MDIALSRHAPNRLGTLQAPDEVERAVAHRLGPHRMAAAGRDPFHAELYEVPLHHGALLELCYGRATRIEFGDDADHFLFRLTLAGACELQAGNVVARAGPGALTVSSPALPSRLRTSPDCRNLVLRLERGALERKLQDMLQATLTRPLQFDLAAGGAGAGAALVRPTFEYLCRLGAQPGIGAASPVFGADLTAWLMSLLLTHLPHSYSDALRRGTPPLPAHVRRACAHVDAHLGEPLALAALAAVAGVAPRTLQHAFRAFLHTSPAAYVRERRLAAVHAALQRGDARSVTDVLIAHGIHGFGHFAKAYARRYGHTPSVTARQTR